A window of Candidatus Dadabacteria bacterium contains these coding sequences:
- a CDS encoding YadA-like family protein, with product QVRIGNSSIGDVQIGIFDLGRLRDDINAANTAIGSYRDIPNDMGSLHSRINQVIVSSLNSGTGLQERAVRMIIVNEAESGSIADAIVFALYGDPARDIGDPGGNAIAPAANSVVGRVQRGTLRSAADNAAGRDTNGDIEGNGGYRRAPVTGAGSHAPNSAADRRIVVQDTNQDGSVILGTLPFDALDAGRRVSELENDISGLRKRVDQQNKDLSAGVAMAMAMQAQSVPGKRINMSFGAASYNEEFATALTLGWRLHENVLINTGAGWATSGEQFGVRGGITFGW from the coding sequence CAGGTTCGCATAGGCAATTCCTCCATCGGCGATGTGCAAATCGGCATTTTTGACCTTGGCAGACTGCGCGATGACATCAATGCGGCCAATACGGCAATAGGCTCTTACCGCGACATTCCCAACGACATGGGTAGCCTGCACTCGCGGATAAACCAAGTTATTGTCTCAAGCCTCAACTCCGGCACCGGACTGCAAGAAAGGGCCGTCAGAATGATTATTGTAAATGAAGCGGAGAGCGGCTCAATCGCCGACGCAATTGTCTTCGCGTTATACGGCGACCCCGCACGCGACATTGGAGACCCCGGCGGCAACGCCATCGCCCCGGCGGCAAACAGCGTGGTCGGGCGCGTGCAGCGGGGAACTTTGCGCAGCGCGGCGGACAATGCGGCGGGCCGCGACACCAACGGCGACATTGAAGGAAACGGCGGCTACCGGCGGGCGCCGGTAACGGGAGCGGGAAGCCATGCGCCGAATTCGGCCGCAGACCGCCGGATTGTAGTGCAGGATACCAACCAGGACGGCTCGGTGATACTGGGCACTCTGCCCTTTGACGCTTTGGACGCAGGGCGGCGCGTGAGTGAACTGGAAAACGATATTTCCGGCCTGAGGAAACGTGTGGACCAGCAGAACAAAGACCTTTCAGCCGGCGTTGCCATGGCAATGGCCATGCAGGCGCAGTCCGTGCCGGGCAAAAGGATTAACATGTCTTTTGGAGCCGCCAGTTACAACGAGGAATTCGCAACGGCTTTGACCCTGGGCTGGAGATTGCATGAGAATGTTTTAATCAACACCGGCGCGGGGTGGGCGACCAGCGGCGAACAGTTCGGCGTCCGCGGCGGCATAACCTTCGGATGGTAG